From Desulfobacterales bacterium, a single genomic window includes:
- a CDS encoding cytochrome c family protein, with product MRRIIVVLSTAFAVGMGGTMAMAAATEGLQAPTVEIIIEGRKPARFDHQTHLALEGVTCGQCHHDAGHQPLSEEVIGAMANARQLACVSCHNQDFANEKLRKVKDAFHRRCKGCHKTGVAEIKGPTKCKACHLKKKK from the coding sequence ATGCGGAGAATAATCGTTGTACTTTCAACAGCATTTGCCGTGGGCATGGGTGGAACCATGGCCATGGCCGCGGCAACGGAAGGGCTGCAGGCGCCCACCGTGGAGATTATTATCGAGGGCCGGAAACCAGCCCGGTTCGACCATCAGACCCATCTGGCCCTGGAAGGGGTCACCTGCGGGCAGTGTCATCATGACGCCGGGCATCAGCCGTTGAGCGAGGAGGTCATCGGCGCAATGGCCAACGCCAGGCAACTGGCCTGTGTTTCCTGCCACAACCAGGATTTTGCCAATGAAAAACTGCGAAAGGTCAAGGATGCCTTTCACCGCCGCTGCAAAGGGTGTCACAAGACCGGAGTGGCCGAGATCAAGGGGCCGACCAAGTGCAAGGCCTGTCATCTGAAAAAGAAGAAATAA